Below is a window of Yersinia kristensenii DNA.
TTCTTTTAATCTTTAATTAACAATTTAAAATCCCTCGCAATGTTAACTTTCCTCATCAGGATTTAAATAAATTAAAGGTCAATGATGAAAGTTAATAGTGCAATAAAACAAAGCTTGAGCATATTCATACTACTTGCCTTATCTCACTCTGTGGTAGCCAGCCATCAGACTAACATGACTGATAGTTTGGCTATCAGTTCCTCGCTGGGGTTATTAAATACCGAATCAAATGAATATGTTTATGACCACAAAAACCGAAAATTAAGTCAGTTAGATTGGAAAGCACAAAACACCCCTATTATTAAGATAGATATATCATGGAACCTGCTCTCACGTTTAACCTTAACGGCTCGCGGATGGTCGACATTATCCACCACAAAAGGTGTTATGAATGATTATGATTGGCAAAAACCAGACCAAACCAAGTGGACTGATTGGTCTCACCATGAAAAAACCGATTTGAATTATGCTAACGAAATTGATCTGAATGCAAAGTTTTGGTTTTTAAAGCAAGATAATTACCGCATTGCTGCCATGTCCGGCTATCAAAAAAATAATAATAGTTGGACAGCTTATGGCGGCAGCTATTATTACAATAATGGCAATAATATTTTTACCGCTCCAGATAATGTTACCGCCATTGGCTATAAACAAAGATTTGATATGTCCTATCTTGGTCTGGCAGGAAGCTATAATTATCAAAAATTCGAGTTCAATACTTTGCTGAAATACAGCCGTTGGGTCA
It encodes the following:
- a CDS encoding omptin family outer membrane protease, which produces MTDSLAISSSLGLLNTESNEYVYDHKNRKLSQLDWKAQNTPIIKIDISWNLLSRLTLTARGWSTLSTTKGVMNDYDWQKPDQTKWTDWSHHEKTDLNYANEIDLNAKFWFLKQDNYRIAAMSGYQKNNNSWTAYGGSYYYNNGNNIFTAPDNVTAIGYKQRFDMSYLGLAGSYNYQKFEFNTLLKYSRWVNTNAQDEHYVRNISFKDNSKSSRYYAVVVDAGYHITSNTKLFAEVAWNQYSEGKGGTQTLEHNTGTSVNNLDGSGSAQKNQTIAIGFLYTF